In the Syngnathus scovelli strain Florida chromosome 8, RoL_Ssco_1.2, whole genome shotgun sequence genome, one interval contains:
- the LOC125973650 gene encoding GRIP and coiled-coil domain-containing protein 2 has product MEDPGGTVAESVASPPASAPKSKLDTLSKDDLIKFTKKQMAALQKMKSRCADLEKEVEGLKEHSKHIANISDDAALIQELTERMDALLLEKAETQQSLVLSRKELEHTKQLAKDDVTELGQAIEDHKRTIDLLKSTIEESNSKHQDEVAYFQKLLKEREDRDREVDSEREKQHLTEEPSGKCHAEEDKCSLEVHLKTLQAELEEIQEKNAKEIAELQESHQNVLTEAQQEIENLKEELTQRSLQHEEELRALEEDCEIERERLLLLQEELTEQLALKDSYLQDVQEEDEEPGRSSGIAKMLALSARSQADSSQVDGEVTQDGRLKAALEDLQAHNTMLQDELTLLSNVKSELEAELERVKDEFQMEREEMDFKITELLMSRESEPTTTTLNVMNVELETNVSGDSKEPVQDQNSMEQDEQEKLRAQCEALTRERNSALADFNHIKDILQNLETELGQKTNDFVLQYNAMKEQGANLQYQTEQLGQEKEELSVKVREITEERNILMQTVEDLKLQLESHNADEQKLQIDLVQELNESVEMLTRQNEEILSQLQIKENMTEDLNEIVNTLTEERDRTQSLLLLREEAIQDLKNEKDKDIESLLEEKQAAQLLKDETERELKMLKMEKVNEMQLLKEERDKMEASLKEEVSRLQEAISSSEMTLKDISSENACLHQKLEGTLSTLSQTQNEQERMSSKLVTLEAQLEQQSSQKSHLEATVNSLADEAALEAQLEALKNTKEEIAELQMRLEELEKERNLLRSSLEEAREERLSEVTLNDLRALHLERDTLRADLEETTRDAEGLLKDLHDMKSLNEKMHAENQMLQEQINLMSQEKEEEVQTDVDVMERERTELKEQLVDKDSEISQLRAELAALQDSAAKSAAEENKSTDFTQKIAALEKHNKEKEEMTSKLKAVAVKARKELDTTKKEVATLKEEIASLMAEREKMNISMKDIIHGAEGYKNLQIDYDKQTEQLDKEREKVQAAERQIAELGKHLNSTVTQVNLIRSEKEDLLAALETSRNTVKQIEAQIQELQKHSVTLERDFVAEKAMREQKSKELSRATKDVDELKAQLSKQQQQCQHAAQELEQLRKEAQQNSLLDMEMADYERLVKELNAKLSENDEASEEFKAQIIKLSEKEEMLKQEIETLKSQLEQGEEKTSKIKQLLVKSKKELADAKKQENSLALVQASLRGELEANQQQLESTKIEVCDLTAERHRLQDQLRSALEQQQRTSSSLQQQINSLQQERDIAKAELVATTEDFESYKVRVHNVLKQQKSKLSGQGESDASRLEREQLLTQVDQLRSRLEESQQSLQSSTVELQQLQTEHDTLLERHNKILQENVSKEADLRERLLSVQSENVDLRSELAQAQADSSSQIEAQRQTHREQLRKLQDEHRATVETLQGQLTRVEEQLFNLQSQNNTVLVQSSQKSLDAQRRTTDQNQAGLGPVSTSDLQSMAREECEGMETTENESTSPASLEYLLMSPDPKQEPFVWTVEPTKDELSHKLSTATRSLEHMNSLLHETEATNAVLMEQINLLKSEVRRLERNQEREKSVANLEYLKNVLLQFIFLRSGSERQALLPVIHTMLQLSPDEKSKLAAIAQGEEEASGTRGSGWGSYLHSWSGIR; this is encoded by the exons ATGGAG GACCCTGGAGGCACAGTAGCTGAATCTGTGGCTTCACCGCCAGCTAGTGCACCCAAATCAAAG CTGGACACATTGTCCAAAGATGATCTTATTAAATTTACCAAAAAGCAGATGGCTGCTTTACAAAAGATGAAGAGCAGATGTGCAG ATTTGGAGAAAGAAGTTGAAGGCCTCAAAGAACATTCCAAACACATTGCCAACATTTCAGATGATGCCGCATTAATACAG GAGCTGACTGAACGGATGGATGCATTATTACTGGAGAAGGCAGAAACCCAGCAAAGTCTTGTTTTGTCCCGTAAAGAATTGGAGCACACCAAGCAACTTGCCAAG GATGATGTCACAGAACTTGGACAAGCCATTGAAGACCACAAACGAACCATTGACCTTCTAAAGTCCACCATTGAGGAATCCAACAGTAAACACCAAGATGAGGTCGCATATTTCCAGAAATTGCTCAAAGAGCGAGAAGACCGCGACAGGGAGGTAGACAGTGAAAGAGAGAAACAGCACCTAACTGAGGAACCCAGTGGGAAATGTCATGCAGAAGAGGACAAATGCTCCCTGGAAGTTCATCTTAAGACTCTTCAAGCGGAACTGGAAGAAATCCAAGAGAAAAACGCCAAAGAGATCGCTGAGCTACAAGAAAGTCACCAAAATGTGCTGACTGAAGCCCAGCAGGAGATTGAGAACCTGAAAGAGGAGTTGACTCAGAGGAGTCTACAGCACGAGGAAGAGCTGAGGGCTTTAGAGGAGGACTGCGAGATTGAGAGGGAGCGTCTTCTATTGCTCCAGGAAGAGCTGACTGAACAGCTGGCACTCAAAG ATAGCTACCTCCAGGATGTCCAAGAGGAAGACGAAGAACCCGGTCGCAGTTCGGGGATCGCCAAGATGCTGGCGCTGTCGGCACGCAGTCAAGCTGACTCCAGCCAGGTTGACGGCGAGGTGACCCAAGACGGAAGACTGAAAGCGGCCCTGGAGGACCTTCAAGCTCACAACACAATGTTGCAAGATGAGCTCACCCTGCTCAGTAATGTGAAAAGCGAGCTGGAGGCAGAGCTGGAGCGAGTCAAAGATGAGTTCCAAATGGAGCGAGAGGAGATGGACTTCAAAATTACTGAGCTGCTGATGAGTCGGGAGAGTGAGCCAACAACGACAACCCTAAATGTCATGAATGTCGAGTTGGAGACAAATGTGTCAGGTGATTCCAAGGAGCCGGTCCAAGACCAAAACTCAATGGAACAAGATGAGCAAGAGAAGCTCAGGGCCCAATGTGAGGCCTTGACCCGAGAGAGGAACTCTGCTCTGGCTGATTTCAACCACATAAAGGACATACTGCAAAACCTGGAAACAGAACTAGGTCAGAAAACAAACGATTTTGTTCTCCAGTACAACGCCATGAAGGAACAAGGTGCTAACCTCCAATACCAAACTGAGCAACTCGGCCAAGAGAAGGAAGAATTGTCAGTAAAAGTCAGAGAGATTACAGAGGAGAGAAATATTCTGATGCAGACCGTGGAAGACCTTAAACTCCAACTTGAAAGTCACAATGCTGATGAGCAAAAGCTTCAGATAGACTTAGTGCAGGAGCTCAATGAGTCTGTGGAAATGCTAACCAGGCAGAATGAGGAGATCCTCTCTCAGCtgcaaataaaagaaaacatgacCGAAGACCTAAATGAGATCGTGAACACGCTGACTGAAGAGCGAGACAGAACGCAATCCCTGCTGCTACTCCGAGAAGAAGCCATACAGGATCTTAAAAATGAAAAGGACAAAGACATTGAGAGCCTGCTGGAGGAGAAGCAGGCAGCGCAACTACTGAAAGATGAGACGGAAAGGGAGCTGAAAATGTTGAAAATGGAGAAGGTGAATGAAATGCAGCTTTTAAAGGAAGAGAGGGACAAGATGGAGGCAAGTCTGAAAGAAGAAGTGAGCAGATTGCAGGAGGCTATATCCTCTTCAGAGATGACTCTTAAAGACATCTCGTCAGAAAATGCCTGCCTCCACCAAAAACTGGAAGGGACTTTAAGTACACTTTCCCAAACCCAGAATGAGCAAGAACGTATGAGCTCCAAGTTAGTTACATTAGAAGCTCAACTTGAGCAGCAGTCCTCCCAAAAAAGTCACCTTGAAGCAACTGTAAATTCTCTGGCAGATGAAGCAGCACTTGAGGCTCAGCTTGAAGCCCTAAAAAACACAAAGGAAGAAATTGCAGAGCTCCAAATGCGCTTAGAAGAgctagaaaaagagagaaacctGTTGAGGAGCAGTCTTGAAGAGGCTCGAGAAGAAAGACTTTCCGAGGTCACGCTAAACGATCTGCGGGCTCTGCATCTGGAGAGGGACACGCTGAGAGCCGACCTGGAGGAGACGACGAGGGATGCTGAAGGGCTGCTGAAGGATTTGCATGATATGAAGTCGCTCAATGAGAAAATGCATGCTGAGAATCAAATGTTACAAGAACAAATAAATCTCATGTCCCaagagaaggaagaagaggTTCAGACCGACGTTGACGTTATGGAGAGAGAACGGACAGAATTGAAGGAACAACTGGTGGACAAGGATTCCGAAATATCACAGTTGAGAGCCGAGTTGGCTGCTCTGCAG GATTCGGCCGCCAAATCTGCTGCAGAAGAAAACAAATCCACGGATTTTACCCAGAAAATAG CTGCATTGGAGAAGCACAACAAAGAGAAGGAGGAGATGACGAGCAAACTCAAGGCAGTGGCTGTCAAAGCAAGGAAGGAGCTGGACACCACTAAAAAAGAG GTTGCAACCCTCAAAGAGGAAATAGCATCTCTAATGGCAGAGCGAGAGAAAATGAACATTTCAATGAAGGACATCATCCATGGTGCTGAAGGCTACAAG AACCTGCAGATCGATTACGACAAGCAGACGGAGCAACTggataaagagagagagaaggtcCAGGCAGCAGAGAGACAGATCGCCGAGCTGGGCAAACACCTCAACAGTACTGTCACACAG GTCAACTTGATTCGTAGCGAGAAGGAGGACCTTCTGGCTGCTTTGGAGACGTCCAGGAACACGGTCAAGCAGATTGAAGCTCAGATCCAAGAGCTGCAAAAGCACTCAGTCACTTTAGAGCGAGATTTCGTGGCAGAGAAGGCAATGAGAGAACAAAAGAGCAAG GAGCTGTCAAGAGCCACGAAGGATGTGGATGAGCTGAAAGCTCAGCTCAGCAAACAACAGCAGCAGTGCCAGCACGCCGCCCAGGAACTGGAGCAGCTACGCAAG GAGGCGCAGCAGAACTCTCTGTTAGACATGGAGATGGCCGACTACGAACGTCTGGTCAAAGAACTCAACGCCAAACTCTCTGAAAACGATGAAGCATCTGAGGAGTTCAAAGCTCAAATAATCAAACTGAGCGAGAAAGAGGAAATGCTGAAACAAGAAATTG AAACTTTAAAATCCCAGCTGGAGCAAGGGGAAGAGAAAACCTCCAAAATCAAACAGTTGCTGGTGAAATCTAAAAAAGAGCTGGCCGATGCCAAGAAGCAG GAAAACTCACTTGCATTGGTGCAAGCCTCATTAAGAGGAGAACTAGAGGCTAACCAGCAACAGTTAGAAAGCACCAAA ATTGAGGTGTGTGACCTCACCGCTGAGCGGCATCGCCTGCAGGACCAGCTCAGGTCTGCTTTGGAGCAACAACAAAGGACCAGCAGTTCCTTGCAGCAGCAAATCAACAGTCTGCAGCAGGAGAGAGACATTGCTAAG GCTGAACTTGTGGCAACCACTGAGGACTTTGAGAGTTATAAGGTTCGGGTACACAATGTACTAAAACAGCAAAAGAGCAAGCTCAGTGGGCAGGGTGAAAGTGACGCCAGCAGGCTAGAAAG AGAGCAGTTGTTGACTCAGGTGGACCAGCTGAGATCCAGACTGGAAGAGAGTCAGCAGAGTCTCCAAAGCAGCACAGTAGAGCTGCAGCAGCTCCAGACTGAGCACGACACGCTTTTAGAGCGCCATAATAAAATCCTGCAGGAAAATGTTAGCAAGGAGGCTGACCTACGAGAGAG ACTGCTGTCGGTGCAGTCCGAGAACGTTGATCTGCGGTCAGAGTTGGCTCAGGCTCAAGCTGACTCATCTTCCCAGATAGAGGCCCAGCGACAGACGCACAGGGAGCAGCTGAGGAAGCTGCAGGACGAGCACCGTGCCACAGTCGAGACGCTGCAGGGTCAGCTGACCCGCGTCGAGGAGCAGCTCTTCAACCTGCAGAGTCAGAATA ACACCGTATTGGTCCAGTCCAGCCAGAAGTCGCTTGATGCTCAGCGCAGAACTACAGACCAGAATCAGGCAGGGCTGGGACCAGTTTCCACGAGTGACCTCCAGTCTATGGCCAGGGAGGAGTGTGAAGGCATGGAGACCACCGAGAATGAAAGCACCTCCCCTGCATCTCTGGAGTACCTTCTCATGTCACCCGACCCCAAGCAAG AGCCCTTCGTGTGGACTGTCGAGCCCACCAAAGACGAGCTTAGTCACAAGCTGAGCACGGCCACACGCAGTCTAGAGCACATGAACAGCCTCTTGCATGAAACTGAGGCTACCAACGCTGTTCTCATGGAGCAGATCAAC CTGCTGAAGAGTGAAGTACGTCGGTTGGAGCGTAACCAGGAACGGGAGAAGAGTGTCGCCAACCTGGAGTATCTAAAGAACGTTTTGCTGCAGTTCATCTTCCTGCGGTCAGGCAGCGAGAGGCAGGCTCTGCTTCCTGTCATTCACACCATGTTACAGCTCAGCCCAGATGAGAAAAGCAAACTGGCTGCCATTGCACAAG GCGAGGAGGAGGCGTCGGGGACTCGAGGCTCAGGCTGGGGATCTTATCTCCACAGTTGGTCTGGAATCAGATAG
- the tmem223 gene encoding transmembrane protein 223, whose amino-acid sequence MSLLRICGALSPLRAIATLQKPRSKFPDSGVSIQLTNVCFGGLRRHVFAHRDFCTSTQPSRDVTLFQHDRTGFFRLLAVFCGGQFAFWAYLAHFAYTGLRDTGNAREKEKRKIPSSTALGGIWSFEMNLGSSTWRYSFTLGCVTIGAGIVGLGILFCRRSVSQVVLHQGGKMVSVMTQSPLGMGHGRKITIPLSQVACHAHRQESPSFIPLKIKGHKFYFLLDKEGRMNNVKLFDVTVGAYRPL is encoded by the coding sequence ATGAGTTTACTGAGAATTTGCGGCGCATTATCTCCGCTCCGAGCGATCGCCACCCTGCAAAAACCACGGTCAAAATTTCCAGACAGCGGCGTGTCTATCCAGCTTACGAACGTGTGTTTTGGCGGACTGAGGCGACATGTTTTCGCACACCGTGACTTTTGCACATCCACCCAGCCCTCCAGAGACGTCACCCTGTTCCAACACGACAGAAcgggcttcttccgcctcctcgCTGTCTTCTGCGGGGGGCAGTTTGCCTTCTGGGCGTACCTGGCTCACTTCGCCTACACCGGCCTCAGAGATACTGGGAACGCCCGGGagaaggagaaaagaaagattCCCTCCAGCACCGCTTTGGGCGGGATATGGAGTTTTGAAATGAACCTTGGATCCAGCACCTGGAGGTACAGCTTCACGCTAGGATGTGTGACAATCGGAGCGGGCATAGTGGGACTGGGAATTCTATTTTGTCGGCGCTCTGTCAGTCAGGTGGTTTTGCACCAAGGTGGAAAGATGGTGTCAGTTATGACACAGTCACCTCTGGGAATGGGCCACGGCCGGAAAATAACGATCCCGTTGTCCCAGGTTGCCTGTCATGCCCACAGACAGGAGTCCCCCTCATTCATCCCCCTCAAAATCAAAGGACACAAGTTCTACTTTCTGCTGGACAAAGAGGGCAGGATGAACAATGTTAAACTTTTTGATGTAACTGTTGGTGCATACCGTCCTCTATAA